The Gemmatimonadaceae bacterium DNA segment GGGACTGCACTTAGCGTATGCGCGAGAAGGAAATGTCGCACTCAAGTCTCTCGCTCAACGAACACCTCGGCTGACCGACACACATCACAGTGTCCGTCCGAGCCCTCTTCCCAGTAACTGATGTCCCGAGCGGTACTTAGTACGTCAACAGAGATGTCGTCCACGTCGCGAAATAACGCTTCAGCATCGCCAGCGAGAAGAAGAGCAAAAATGTGTACGACGGGCGCAGGGCCGCCCCGAGCGCGAAGTCGCAGTACGGTCTCGGCCGCTGCCGATCCGGTTCCTACAAGGTCGTCCACGACTAGTACCCTTGCTGGAGTTGCATCTCCGAGATCCATCTCGTAGTCGGTGGTCGCGGACTGCGTGCCAGGCTCTGCAGCAGCTGAGCTCGACGCGAACGTATATGTAAAGGGAACCCTGAGTGACAAGCCGATGATGCTCGCCATCTGAGCGCCGCAGGTTCCAACGCCAATCACGCGCTCGATGCCAACATTCCGATAGTGTTCTGCGGCTCCGCGCCCGAGATCGCTGAGGAACTGGCCGTCACCGAGCAAGTTGCCGAAACGATAGTAGCGATTGCAGTGCCATCCCGTTCGCAGCGCAGTATGTGCGGCGCTGTCCAGAAGGCGACCGCTCGCCTCGCACTCGCTAATCTTGTTGGCCGCGCGCGAGAGAAAGGAATTGCTCCCAGCGATGGTACTAGCCCGCGTCGCGGGGCCCTGCGGTGTCGCCGCTTGCTGCCTCCGCATGGAAGAGATGTACGTACGCAGTCGCACAGGGAAGTGCTCGATTGCGTGCAATCGGTGATCGGCGATTCGGACATCGACGAGTGCTGGGCGGTTCTGCCCCACTCTTAGGAACGGCTTGACGCGTTCAGCCTCTTCGCGCATCCGACGCACGCGGTAATGGTCAATGAGAAAGCGAATGCCGTCAATCTCATCCTCCTTCGCCGCATCCG contains these protein-coding regions:
- a CDS encoding phosphoribosyltransferase, with protein sequence MLIQIHSFPTRLMRQREDFVNQAGVSNPHMPGGIHLNRWIEFAYDYSASIWATPMHTQFVDHGLSHSYSVLRRALLILGKVLSGHPREQQLSDLERATLAVAALIHDTGMQWDHYEPTSTRLGLEESRRRHAPNCISLIRRALASAPGDGIPTLRHALPYNSLFGTAAKIGAAHSGDETWNAVVSLAEDDVGLQDFPLRAKLLAAALRLADEIDNDYSRINDYSRLTSDALDDLTLSHWAACYYIHDVRIDATAGVGILLFPRFPDAAKEDEIDGIRFLIDHYRVRRMREEAERVKPFLRVGQNRPALVDVRIADHRLHAIEHFPVRLRTYISSMRRQQAATPQGPATRASTIAGSNSFLSRAANKISECEASGRLLDSAAHTALRTGWHCNRYYRFGNLLGDGQFLSDLGRGAAEHYRNVGIERVIGVGTCGAQMASIIGLSLRVPFTYTFASSSAAAEPGTQSATTDYEMDLGDATPARVLVVDDLVGTGSAAAETVLRLRARGGPAPVVHIFALLLAGDAEALFRDVDDISVDVLSTARDISYWEEGSDGHCDVCRSAEVFVERET